In Leifsonia sp. ZF2019, a genomic segment contains:
- a CDS encoding ABC transporter substrate-binding protein produces the protein MRKSLTIGTAVVTVALLLTACSSNDKDVSSGTGDVSPGFLSVADTSLPTGGTLHADLDYDTVEANGLDPRYATTARSWTIEGLSYQTLVTVDQKFGFKPELATSWDIVSPTEYVFHLRTDAVFSNGRPMTADDVKGSIELLQESKSSWALQLGPISSVEVNAPDEVTIHLSAPYTALLGALANTPAAIVPAAEVRAGTIDLAKQMVGTGPYVASSHVQDESWTFEKNPHYYDAKKVGPDTLDIKIVPDEASRLAAIRDGSVQYAFFNNADTLDLLAGTKEVKAVNQQNTDFYYLILNSTDPSSPLHDEKVRFAVNAAIDRAQLSDLTLAGHGKATGVTPVGLPGSCTPSELPSATLSKDDITKLLKDAGASDIRLSLVTWNEESAPGKIAQVIQQQLRPYGITVDIKLVDTATYTDVFYGGDKTASADLGISWYAGYGDAAMVSRWWNTDQATFTSRFMTGSKTLNDLVVQANEEPVGDSRDAVLTKLCAEVDRTAEQVPLMTRPGVIAYRTDKLSATINSTEGYGDIFRYLTDFRLTGSK, from the coding sequence ATGCGAAAATCCCTGACAATCGGGACGGCCGTCGTCACGGTCGCCCTGCTCCTCACCGCCTGTTCCTCGAATGACAAAGACGTCAGCTCGGGAACCGGCGACGTCTCTCCCGGCTTCCTCAGCGTCGCAGACACCTCGCTCCCCACCGGGGGCACCCTGCACGCCGACCTCGACTACGACACGGTCGAGGCGAACGGCCTCGACCCGCGGTACGCGACCACCGCACGCTCCTGGACGATCGAGGGGCTCAGCTATCAGACGCTCGTCACCGTCGACCAGAAGTTCGGGTTCAAGCCCGAACTCGCCACCTCGTGGGACATCGTCAGCCCCACCGAATACGTCTTCCACCTCCGCACGGACGCCGTGTTCTCCAACGGCCGTCCCATGACCGCAGACGACGTCAAGGGCAGCATCGAGCTGCTCCAGGAGAGCAAATCGTCCTGGGCGCTCCAGCTCGGCCCGATCTCCTCCGTGGAGGTCAACGCGCCCGACGAGGTGACCATCCACCTCTCCGCGCCGTACACCGCGCTCCTCGGAGCGCTCGCCAACACCCCGGCCGCGATCGTCCCCGCCGCGGAGGTGCGCGCGGGCACGATCGACCTCGCCAAGCAGATGGTCGGCACGGGTCCCTACGTCGCCTCCTCGCACGTGCAGGACGAGTCGTGGACCTTCGAGAAGAACCCGCACTACTACGACGCGAAGAAGGTCGGCCCCGACACGCTCGACATCAAGATCGTCCCGGACGAGGCGAGCCGCCTGGCGGCCATCCGCGACGGCAGCGTGCAGTACGCCTTCTTCAACAACGCCGACACGCTCGATCTCCTCGCCGGCACCAAAGAGGTCAAGGCGGTCAACCAGCAGAACACCGACTTCTACTACCTCATCCTCAACTCGACCGACCCGTCCTCCCCTCTGCATGACGAGAAGGTGCGGTTCGCCGTGAACGCCGCCATCGACCGCGCCCAGCTGTCGGACCTCACGCTCGCCGGCCACGGCAAGGCCACGGGCGTCACCCCGGTCGGGCTCCCCGGCTCCTGCACGCCTTCCGAGCTCCCGTCCGCCACCCTCAGCAAGGACGACATCACGAAGCTGCTGAAGGACGCGGGCGCGAGCGACATCCGCCTCAGCCTGGTCACCTGGAACGAGGAGAGTGCGCCGGGCAAGATCGCACAGGTGATCCAGCAGCAGCTGCGGCCCTACGGCATCACGGTCGACATCAAGCTCGTCGACACCGCGACCTACACCGACGTGTTCTACGGCGGCGACAAGACCGCATCGGCCGACCTCGGAATCAGCTGGTACGCCGGCTACGGCGACGCCGCGATGGTCTCGCGCTGGTGGAACACCGACCAGGCTACCTTCACCTCGCGGTTCATGACGGGCTCGAAGACGCTCAACGACCTGGTGGTGCAGGCCAACGAGGAGCCCGTCGGCGACTCGCGCGACGCCGTCCTCACCAAGCTGTGCGCCGAAGTCGATCGCACGGCGGAGCAGGTGCCCCTGATGACCCGGCCCGGCGTGATCGCGTACCGCACCGACAAGCTGAGCGCCACGATCAACTCGACCGAGGGCTACGGCGACATCTTCCGCTACCTCACCGACTTCCGGCTGACGGGGTCGAAGTAG
- a CDS encoding ABC transporter permease, translating to MRVLRWLPGRLLSALAVLLGASILIFVAIRSLPGDFSQIVLGPLSSDAAKEQLRQTLGLGKSLPEQYALWLGSAMRGDFGLSLASQRPVLDEILARLPVTAMLAAIAMIVTLLVGVPLGIAAGTHASTGRRSALTRIVSTIGISLPEFVVGSIVVFVFSRFDLGLSVGGFVSPAQDFWAGTVSLLLPALVLSIFCVAATARTTRDSVMGVLVEPHIAAAVARGESPWFIVRHHVLRNALIPVLTLTATITAYLLGGAVIVEQVFNVSGLGSYLVLALSRRDYTVIQACVLLATAVFVLASLMVDVLTGVIDPRVSVAKKGRRA from the coding sequence ATGCGTGTCCTCCGGTGGCTTCCGGGGAGGCTCCTGAGCGCACTGGCGGTGCTGCTCGGCGCTTCGATCCTGATCTTCGTGGCGATCAGGAGCCTCCCCGGCGATTTCAGCCAGATCGTGCTCGGCCCGCTCTCGAGCGACGCGGCGAAGGAGCAGCTGCGGCAGACGCTCGGCCTCGGCAAGAGCCTGCCCGAGCAGTACGCGCTCTGGCTCGGCAGCGCGATGCGCGGCGACTTCGGCCTGTCGCTCGCCAGCCAGCGACCGGTGCTCGACGAGATCCTCGCACGGCTCCCCGTCACGGCGATGCTGGCGGCGATCGCGATGATCGTCACCCTGCTCGTCGGTGTCCCGCTCGGGATCGCCGCAGGCACGCACGCGTCGACCGGCCGACGCAGCGCGCTCACGCGGATCGTGTCGACCATCGGGATCAGCCTCCCGGAGTTCGTCGTCGGCTCGATCGTGGTGTTCGTGTTCTCCCGGTTCGATCTGGGTCTGTCGGTGGGAGGCTTCGTCTCCCCGGCTCAGGACTTCTGGGCGGGGACGGTGAGTCTTCTGCTGCCGGCGTTGGTGCTCTCCATCTTCTGCGTGGCGGCCACCGCTCGCACGACCCGGGACTCGGTGATGGGCGTGCTGGTCGAGCCGCACATCGCCGCCGCCGTCGCCCGCGGGGAGTCGCCGTGGTTCATCGTGCGGCACCACGTCCTGCGCAACGCCCTCATCCCCGTCCTGACCCTGACCGCGACGATCACGGCCTACCTCCTGGGCGGGGCCGTGATCGTCGAGCAGGTGTTCAACGTGTCCGGCCTCGGCAGCTACCTCGTCCTCGCGCTGAGCCGCCGCGATTACACCGTGATCCAGGCCTGCGTCCTGCTCGCGACCGCGGTCTTCGTGCTCGCGAGCCTGATGGTCGACGTGCTCACCGGCGTCATCGACCCCCGCGTCAGCGTCGCGAAGAAGGGGAGGAGAGCATGA
- a CDS encoding ABC transporter permease, protein MTAIISEKRSGNALARAWRYLASFDALTTSAMWVLTVLFLSAVLGRLLGLGGSPTDIVGRRLAPPSLEFPAGTDSLGRSLLPRLLEGITTTLLLSAVAVALTAVIATFCGIVAGYRGGKTGGTIMRVGDILYAFPAIVLAILVAAVVGPGIVAALASIVLVTVPLMTRMVGQATRQVVERDFITSAVISGVTSRTIMTRHVLRNVAGTVAVQGTYALSVAILVEGGLSFLGYGVQPPASSLGLLVQEGTVYMVTAPWLIIAPGAVLVVAILAINLIGDALRDRFDPREARRLT, encoded by the coding sequence ATGACCGCGATCATCTCCGAGAAGCGCAGCGGCAACGCCCTTGCACGGGCCTGGCGCTACCTCGCCTCGTTCGACGCCCTGACCACGTCGGCCATGTGGGTGCTGACGGTCCTCTTCCTCTCCGCGGTCCTGGGCCGCCTGCTCGGCCTGGGCGGCAGCCCCACCGACATCGTGGGACGCCGGCTGGCGCCGCCGTCGCTGGAGTTCCCCGCCGGGACGGACAGCCTCGGCCGCTCGCTCCTGCCCCGACTGCTGGAGGGGATCACGACGACGCTGCTGCTGTCGGCCGTGGCCGTCGCGCTCACCGCGGTCATCGCGACGTTCTGCGGCATCGTCGCCGGCTACCGCGGCGGCAAGACCGGCGGGACGATCATGCGGGTGGGCGACATCCTCTACGCGTTCCCGGCGATCGTGCTCGCGATCCTGGTCGCGGCCGTCGTCGGTCCCGGCATCGTGGCCGCCCTCGCCAGCATCGTGCTCGTGACCGTGCCGCTGATGACGAGGATGGTCGGGCAGGCGACCCGGCAGGTCGTCGAGCGCGACTTCATCACCTCGGCCGTGATCAGCGGTGTGACCTCCCGGACGATCATGACGCGGCATGTGCTCCGCAACGTCGCCGGCACCGTCGCGGTGCAGGGGACGTACGCGCTCTCGGTCGCGATCCTCGTGGAAGGCGGGCTCTCCTTCCTCGGCTACGGCGTCCAGCCGCCCGCGTCCTCGTTGGGTCTGCTGGTGCAGGAGGGCACGGTCTACATGGTGACGGCGCCGTGGCTGATCATCGCCCCCGGAGCGGTGCTCGTCGTCGCCATCCTGGCCATCAACCTCATCGGCGACGCCCTGCGCGACCGCTTCGACCCGCGGGAAGCGAGGAGACTGACATGA